The Paenibacillus spongiae nucleotide sequence CAGATCCAAGTCCGATATGGTCCATGTGTTAACAAGAATGGAAGGTAATGATGCGGCCTCAGCCAGAAGCGTCTCGCGTTGTGTTCCAGTTTCAATTCGGTTGATTAATACGCCGCCATGCGGCAGTATGCTGCTCATGTTCGTCTTTAGCCTCCTATTTGTGTAAACCACACTCCGTTTTTACTTGCCCTGCCCATCGACCTGCACGCGGATCTTCCCCAGGCATAACCTGACGCGTACAATGCTCACACCCTATGCTCGGGTAGTTATTATCATGTAACGGATTATAGTATACCTTGTTTGCCCGAATATAGCTCCAAACATTTTCATTGCTCCAGCTCGCAATGGGATTAAATTTGATGAGACCGAATTTCGTGTCATACTCAATTTTTTTGGCATTCGCGCGCGTTGGTGCTTGATCTCGGCGAATTCCGGTAATCCAGGCATCATATTTCGATAAAATTTGGGTGAGCGGCTCTACCTTCCGAATGTTGCAGCATTGATTAGCATCACTTTTCCACAACTCCGGCCCAAACTGTTCACTTTGTTCTTCCGGCGTCAATGCCGGTTTCACTTCTACGAACTTCATCCCGTAGCGTTCCATCATTTTATCCCGTGTTTCGTAGGTTTCTTTAAAGTGAAAGTCCGTGTCCAGGTAGAAGACATCTGTCTTCGGACTAATCTTCTGCAGCATATCGACGATTACGACAT carries:
- a CDS encoding phosphoadenylyl-sulfate reductase gives rise to the protein MNLFEKEALVKQKAEELEGATPEAIIQYAVETFPNITFACSFGAEDVVIVDMLQKISPKTDVFYLDTDFHFKETYETRDKMMERYGMKFVEVKPALTPEEQSEQFGPELWKSDANQCCNIRKVEPLTQILSKYDAWITGIRRDQAPTRANAKKIEYDTKFGLIKFNPIASWSNENVWSYIRANKVYYNPLHDNNYPSIGCEHCTRQVMPGEDPRAGRWAGQVKTECGLHK